Proteins encoded within one genomic window of Tigriopus californicus strain San Diego chromosome 12, Tcal_SD_v2.1, whole genome shotgun sequence:
- the LOC131891665 gene encoding uncharacterized protein LOC131891665 has protein sequence MIKSFIFPILLAFSGMALLSMALPAEPEDPLPNDVQQYVHTEVKLVEGVEPDEDVDDDEEDDSNGVQDRILPRVWCRLKCAPICIAQPNATCVCTKTFLGIFPLFTINLPCC, from the exons atgatcaagtcctTCATCTTTCCCATCCTTTTGGCCTTCTCGGGCATGGCCTTATTATCCATGGCTTTGCCTGCCGAACCCGAAGATCCTTTACCCAATGACGTTCAACAATATGTCCACACTGAGGTCAAACTGGTTGAAGGCGTTGAGCCTGATGAGGACgtggacgacgacgaagaagacgataGCAACGGGGTTCAAGACAG GATCTTGCCCAGGGTTTGGTGCCGATTGAAGTGCGCTCCCATTTGCATCGCTCAGCCCAATGCCACCTGTGTGTGCACCAAGACCTTCCTTGGGATCTTCCCCCTGTTCACCATCAATCTCCCATGTTGCTAG
- the LOC131892153 gene encoding uncharacterized protein LOC131892153 encodes MSDREAVQVLKASRKGFKAALSRARNVAESAFEDYVEGERPTLLERFVNHWDDRLQKYLQAEDQVVCHLSSDSKDADPAVEEHLEALFKAQSKLIGFQRDVEASLLRAAGEHRPHPSRESGQTLSLPRLDAKKPPLLQEDTDHKVFTRWRPLWDNYSLLIYLDQRDQLTQVGLFWECCYSGFLSIIQHSLGIKTNTGRTVVEILDLIEEHLRSLRNIHLDMRDLLAVRQKEGQDYLSFCNSLPELADYADAAKITEDRLLIALLLQGMKNDSDKAKVMERNPSTFNEARKCILELETARQGARNFSHQSSSLTVGVLDQVVHVTKSKYKKNGGKSGKMIFNKTLPSEQCPLCGLSKTHSREDCPALKSSCHACGRTGHWQPVCRQKSPSRREEKRAGGVHLRVASSSTRERENRINVMVSPHKSSKSVSLQFCADTGADVIIIEAMSQCLALAFKRLLTIWLWERNCILIWFALPVRFWNVVSVSA; translated from the exons ATGTCCGATCGTGAGGCCGTCCAGGTCTTGAAAGCCAGTCGTAAAGGCTTCAAGGCAGCTCTTTCACGGGCTAGGAATGTGGCCGAATCTGCGTTTGAGGATTACGTAGAAGGTGAACGTCCAACGTTGTTGGAAAGATTTGTTAATCATTGGGACGATCGATTACAAAAATACTTACAAGCCGAAGATCAGGTCGTATGCCATCTATCATCTGATTCCAAAGATGCAGATCCAGCTGTAGAGGAACACCTCGAGGCTCTTTTCAAAGCCCAATCCAAATTAATCGGTTTTCAACGTGATGTCGAAGCTTCACTGCTCCGAGCAGCGGGTGAGCATCGACCTCATCCCTCTCGTGAGTCTGGGCAGACCTTATCTCTTCCTCGATTAGATGCGAAGAAACCTCCATTACTACAAGAAGACACAGATCATAAAGTGTTCACACGGTGGCGTCCTTTATGGGATAATTACTCGCTCCTTATTTATCTAGATCAAAGGGACCAACTTACCCAGGTTGGACTCTTCTGGGAATGTTGTTATTCGGGATTTTTAAGTATCATCCAACATTCACTTGGGATCAAAACCAATACGGGTCGTACGGTGGTCGAGATTTTGGACCTAATTGAGGAGCACCTTCGCAGTCTCCGAAATATTCACCTCGATATGCGAGACCTTTTGGCTGTGAGACAGAAGGAGGGTCAGGATTATCTATCTTTCTGTAACTCCCTTCCAGAGTTGGCAGATTATGCTGACGCAGCCAAGATCACCGAGGATCGTCTTCTCATTGCACTCTTGTTACAGGGGATGAAGAATGACTCCGATAAGGCCAAGGTTATGGAACGCAATCCCTCAACATTCAATGAAGCCCGCAAGTGTATACTTGAACTTGAGACTGCTAGACAGGGTGCACGCAATTTCAGTCACCAGTCTTCATCTTTAACCGTGGGAGTTCTTGATCAAGTTGTCCATGTGACAAAGTCTAAATACAAGAAGAATGGGGGCAAATCGGGTAAGATGATTTTTAACAAGACTTTACCGTCCGAGCAGTGCCCGCTGTGTGGTCTTTCCAAGACCCATTCTCGTGAGGATTGTCCGGCATTGAAATCGTCTTGCCATGCGTGTGGTCGTACTGGGCATTGGCAACCCGTCTGCCGTCAAAAGAGTCCTTCAAGGAGAGAGGAGAAACGTGCGGGTGGGGTACACCTCCGAGTGGCTTCGTCTTCCACTCGTGAGCGCGAGAACCGCATCAACGTTATGGTCTCACCCCACAAATCGTCCAAGTCGGTCAGCCTTCAATTCTGCGCTGATACGGGAGCTGACGTCATTATCATTG AGGCGATGTCGCAATGTCTGGCCTTGGCATTCAAAAGGTTATTGACGATATGGCTGTGGGAAAGGAATTGTATCCTGATCTGGTTCGCGTTACCTGTGAGATTCTGGAACGTTGTGTCCGTTTCGGCATGA
- the LOC131891867 gene encoding uncharacterized protein LOC131891867, translating to MIKSFIFPIVLAFSGMALLSMALPAEPEDPLPDDVQQYVLTEVKLVEGVEADVDEDEEDDSNGVQDRILPRVWCRLKCAPICIAQPNATCVCTKTFLGIFPLFTINLPCC from the exons atgatcaagtcctTCATCTTTCCGATCGTTTTGGCCTTCTCGGGCATGGCCTTATTATCCATGGCTTTGCCTGCTGAACCCGAGGATCCTTTACCCGATGATGTTCAACAATATGTCCTCACCGAGGTCAAACTGGTTGAAGGCGTTGAGGCTGATGTGgatgaggacgaagaagacgatAGCAACGGCGTTCAAGACAG GATCTTGCCCAGGGTTTGGTGCCGATTGAAGTGCGCTCCCATTTGCATCGCTCAGCCCAATGCCACCTGTGTGTGCACCAAGACCTTCCTCGGGATCTTCCCCCTGTTCACCATCAATCTCCCGTGTTGCTAG